A single window of Malus sylvestris chromosome 5, drMalSylv7.2, whole genome shotgun sequence DNA harbors:
- the LOC126621880 gene encoding monooxygenase 2-like, producing the protein MEIAEDVVIVGAGLSGLATSLGLHRLGIRSLVLESSDSLRTTGFALTTWTNAWKALDALGIGDSLRQQHVTLDGNVTSSRITGLQTFQMSFDAKGKHGDHEVRCVKRNLLLEALANELPNGTIRFSSKVVSIDESGLFKLVHLADGTVLKAKVLVGCDGVNSLVAKWLGFKQPAFTGRSAVRGYANFKSSHGFDPLFMLYFGSGIRSGAIPCDDKNVYWFITWSPSSQEKELEENPGQLKQYMLSKLGKIPDKVKAVVENTELDAFVSVPLRYRHPWDILWGNISKGNVCVAGDALHPMTPDIGQGGCAALEDGVVLARCLGEALLKSSRHETKDKAGEEGKEEYERIETGLKKYATERRWRSFDLISTALVVGFFQESDGKIMNFLRDKYLAPILAGLLLKKSDFDCGKLSIS; encoded by the exons ATGGAAATAGCAGAAGACGTTGTCATTGTGGGAGCTGGACTTTCTGGCCTCGCCACTTCCTTAGGACTTCAcag GCTGGGCATTAGAAGCTTAGTGCTGGAGTCATCTGATAGTTTGAGGACAACAGGGTTTGCACTCACAACATGGACAAACGCCTGGAAAGCCTTGGATGCCCTTGGTATTGGCGATTCACTTCGCCAACAACATGTCACGCTTGATGG GAATGTAACATCCTCGAGAATTACAGGGCTTCAAACGTTTCAGATGTCATTTGATGCCAAAGGAAAACA CGGAGACCATGAAGTTCGTTGCGTGAAAAGGAACTTGTTGTTGGAAGCCCTAGCAAATGAACTCCCAAATGGCACCATCAGGTTCTCGTCCAAGGTGGTTTCCATTGATGAATCAGGCTTATTTAAGCTGGTGCATCTCGCTGATGGCACCGTCCTTAAAGCCAAG GTCTTGGTAGGGTGTGATGGAGTGAACTCTCTGGTGGCAAAATGGCTTGGCTTCAAGCAGCCTGCCTTTACGGGAAGATCTGCTGTTAGAGGTTATGCCAACTTCAAGAGCAGTCACGGGTTTGATCCTTTGTTTATGCTGTACTTTGGAAGTGGTATTAGATCGGGCGCCATCCCCTGCGATGATAAAAATGTTTATTGGTTCATTACTTGGTCTCCCTCCAGCCAAG AGAAAGAGCTAGAAGAGAACCCAGGCCAACTGAAGCAATACATGTTAAGCAAGCTCGGAAAGATACCCGATAAAGTAAAGGCTGTAGTAGAAAACACCGAACTGGATGCTTTTGTATCCGTTCCATTGAGATATAGACATCCTTGGGACATTCTATGGGGAAACATCAGCAAAGGCAATGTTTGCGTTGCAGGAGACGCGCTCCACCCCATGACCCCGGACATTGGCCAAGGCGGGTGCGCTGCATTGGAAGACGGTGTTGTGTTGGCAAGGTGTCTCGGTGAGGCCTTGTTGAAGAGCTCACGGCACGAAACAAAAGATAAGGCGGGTGAAGAAGGAAAGGAAGAATATGAGAGGATTGAGACGGGGTTGAAGAAGTATGCCACTGAGAGGAGATGGAGAAGCTTTGATCTGATCAGCACAGCTTTAGTGGTTGGTTTTTTTCAAGAGAGTGATGGGAAAATCATGAACTTTTTGAGGGACAAATATCTGGCTCCAATTCTTGCTGGGTTGCTGTTGAAGAAGTCTGATTTTGATTGTGGGAAGCTCAGCATCTCTTAA
- the LOC126621879 gene encoding monooxygenase 2-like has product MEVVEESVVIVGAGIAGLSAALGLHRLGIRSLVLESSDCLRTTGFTLTTWTNAWKALDALGTGDTLRQQHGALRGNVTSSTISGLPVFEMSFKAKGKNGDHEVRRVKRRLLLEALADELPSGTIRFSSKVVSIDESGYLKLVHLADGTILKAKVLVGCDGVNSVVAKWLGFKQPAFTGRSAIRGLANFKSSHGFDPIFMKFFGNGIRYGVIPCDDKTVHWYYTWAPTSQEKELEENPGQLKQYMLSKLGKIPDKVKAVVENTELDAFVSSPLRYRHPWEILWGNISKGNVCVAGDALHPMTPDIGQGGCAALEDGVVLARCLGEALLKSSRHETKDKAGEEGKEEYERIETGLKKYATERRWRSFDLISTALVVGFFQESDGKIMNFLRDKYLAPILAGLLLKKSDFDCGKLSIS; this is encoded by the exons atggaagtagtagaagaaAGTGTTGTAATTGTTGGAGCTGGAATTGCTGGTCTTTCTGCAGCCTTGGGGCTTCacag GCTGGGGATTCGGAGCTTAGTTTTAGAATCGTCGGATTGTTTGAGGACGACCGGGTTTACTTTAACAACATGGACAAATGCATGGAAGGCCTTGGATGCCCTTGGCACTGGTGATACTCTTCGCCAACAACATGGGGCACTTCGTGG GAATGTGACTTCCTCAACAATTTCTGGGCTTCCTGTGTTTGAGATGTCATTTAAGGCCAAGGGAAAGAA CGGAGATCATGAAGTTCGTCGCGTGAAAAGGAGATTGCTTTTGGAAGCCCTTGCAGATGAACTCCCTAGTGGCACCATTAGGTTTTCATCCAAGGTGGTTTCCATTGACGAATCAGGCTACTTGAAGCTGGTGCATCTTGCTGATGGAACCATCCTCAAGGCCAAG GTCTTAGTTGGGTGTGATGGAGTGAACTCCGTGGTTGCTAAATGGCTAGGGTTCAAGCAGCCGGCGTTTACAGGGAGATCTGCCATCCGAGGCCTTGCCAACTTCAAGAGCAGCCATGGTTTTGATCCCATATTTATGAAGTTCTTTGGAAATGGTATTAGATATGGTGTAATCCCTTGTGATGATAAAACTGTTCATTGGTACTACACTTGGGCTCCTACCAGCCAAG AGAAAGAGCTAGAAGAGAACCCAGGTCAACTGAAGCAATACATGTTAAGCAAGCTCGGAAAGATACCCGATAAAGTAAAGGCTGTAGTAGAAAACACCGAACTGGATGCTTTTGTATCCTCTCCATTGAGATATAGACATCCTTGGGAGATTCTATGGGGAAACATCAGCAAAGGCAATGTTTGCGTTGCAGGAGACGCGCTCCACCCCATGACCCCGGACATTGGCCAAGGCGGGTGCGCTGCATTGGAAGACGGTGTTGTGTTGGCAAGGTGTCTCGGTGAGGCCTTGTTGAAGAGCTCACGGCACGAAACAAAAGATAAGGCGGGTGAAGAAGGAAAGGAAGAATATGAGAGGATTGAGACGGGGTTGAAGAAGTATGCTACTGAGAGGAGATGGAGAAGCTTTGATCTGATCAGCACAGCTTTAGTGGTTGGTTTTTTTCAAGAGAGTGATGGGAAAATCATGAACTTTTTGAGGGACAAATATCTGGCTCCAATTCTTGCTGGGTTGCTGTTGAAGAAGTCTGATTTTGATTGTGGGAAGCTCAGCATCTCTTAA
- the LOC126623330 gene encoding uncharacterized protein LOC126623330, whose amino-acid sequence MIVCVAVVGHQNNPLYIQSFTDADDALKLHHIVHCSLDVVDERVNNPKKSGPTLNETFLGLLYPTENYKVYGYLTNTKVKFILVTTDLDVKDADVRNFFRRFHAAYVDAISNPFHEPGKKITSKTFAERVSTIVKSFGMSSTG is encoded by the exons ATGATCGTCTGCGTTGCCGTCGTCGGCCACCAGAACAACCCACTTTACATTCAAAGCTTCACCGACGCCGATGACGCCCTCAAGCTCCACCACATCGTCCACTGCTCCCTCGACGTCGTCGACGAGCGAg tGAACAATCCGAAAAAGTCCGGGCCAACATTGAATGAGACATTCTTGGGTCTGCTGTATCCAACTGAGAATTACAAAGT GTACGGCTATTTGACTAATACAAAAGTGAAGTTTATCTTGGTAACTACTGATCTTGATGTCAAAGATGCCGATGTTAGAAAT TTTTTCAGGAGATTCCATGCCGCTTATGTGGATGCAATTTCAAACCCGTTTCATGAGCCAGGTAAAAAGATAACCTCGAAAACCTTTGCAGAAAGGGTGAGCACAATCGTCAAGTCATTTGGCATGAGTTCAACCGGGTGA
- the LOC126621878 gene encoding uncharacterized protein LOC126621878, whose amino-acid sequence MDFDEYDYLEKTVENPEPPKSKETANGGEETLKSGEKGRSRSSKHKGDEKGHDEERHSKRSKSGDESRERDNDRHRERGSSRHRSQSRDREKDRHRSSRDQRGREDREREERNGKERDRDRDKERDPGRDRDRRERDREGDRDREKDKERSRRSRSHSERHRSDRDERERSREVEHKERDKEKDLREREKENRRHKDKKEEGTEPEADPERDQRTVFAYQICLKADERDVYEFFSRAGKVRDVRLIMDRNSRRSKGVGYIEFYDAMSVPMAIALSGQPLLGQPVMVKPSEAEKNLVQSTTSVVTGPGGMIGPYSGGARRLYVGNLHSNIKEDDLRQVFGAFGPVELVQLPLDETNNCKGFGFVQFARLEDARNSLSLNGQLEIAGRVIKVSAVTDQAGMQDLGANAGDFDDDEGGGLSLNARSRAMLMQKLDRSGTAPSIAGPLGTPAVNSAGVSLPMAPILGAAPVVSSLVPPIASIPGFAGLGVAGLQIPTATLPSVDTIGVPSECLLLKNMFDPTAESEPNFDLDIKDDVQDECSKYGTLKHIYVDKNTAGHVYLRFENTQAAISARHVLHGRWFAGKMIEATFMLPQTYEAKFPESR is encoded by the exons ATGGATTTTGACGAGTATGATTATTTAGAGAAAACAGTTGAAAATCCTGAACCACCGAAATCAAAGGAAACTGCAAATGGTGGTGAGGAAACATTGAAATCTGGAGAGAAAGGTCGCAGCCGAAGTTCAAAGCACAAGGGTGACGAGAAAGGTCACGATGAGGAACGTCACTCAAAGCGCTCAAAATCTGGAGACGAGTCACGTGAACGTGATAATGATCGACACAGAGAGAGGGGATCTTCTCGTCACCGCTCACAGTCAAGAGACAGAGAAAAGGATCGCCACAGAAGTAGCCGGGATCAGAGAGGTAGGGAAGACAGAGAAAGGGAGGAAAGAAATGGTAAGGAGAGAGATAGGGACAGAGACAAAGAGCGGGATCCTGGTCGTGATAGAGACAGGAGAGAACGTGACCGCGAGGGTGACAGGGACCGGGAGAAGGATAAAGAGCGGTCACGTCGAAGCAGGAGCCATTCAGAAAGGCATCGAAGTGATCGGGATGAAAGAGAAAGGAGCCGGGAGGTGGAGCATAAAGaaagagacaaggagaaggatttgaGGGAGcgggaaaaagaaaatag AAGACATAAAGACAAAAAGGAAGAAGGGACAGAACCTGAGGCTGATCCTGAAAGAGATCAGAGGACAGTATTTGCGTATCAG ATTTGTCTGAAGGCAGATGAAAGAGATGTATATGAGTTCTTCTCAAGGGCTGGGAAG GTCCGCGATGTACGTCTTATTATGGACCGCAATTCAAGACGTTCAAAGGGAGTTGG GTATATTGAGTTTTATGATGCGATGTCAGTACCTATGGCGATCGCACTCTCTGGTCAGCCTCTTCTTGGTCAACCAGTGATGGTGAAGCCATCAGAGGCTGAGAAGAATCTAGTTCAGTCAACAACATCTGTTGTCACTGGACCAGGTGGGATGATAGGCCCATATTCTGGTGGAGCTAGAAGGCTGTATGTTGGAAATCTCCATAGCAATATAAAAGAAGATGATCTCCGCCAG gtttttggagcatttggTCCTGTAGAACTGGTTCAGTTGCCTCTTGATGAAACTAATAACTGCAAAGGTTTTGGATTTGTGCAG TTTGCACGTCTTGAAGATGCTAGAAATTCTCTGAGTTTGAATGGACAATTGGAGATTGCAGGTCGAGTAATTAAG gtgTCAGCTGTTACAGACCAAGCTGGAATGCAAGATCTTGGAGCAAATGctggtgattttgatgatgatgaaggcggTGGCTTG TCATTGAATGCGCGCTCTCGAGCCATGCTCATGCAGAAATTGGACCGTAGTGGAACTGCACCAAG TATTGCTGGTCCCTTAGGCACACCTGCTGTCAATAGCGCAGGCGTTTCCTTACCGATGGCACCAATCCTGGGAGCTGCACCGGTGGTTTCTTCTCTTGTTCCTCCCATTGCCTCTATTCCTGGTTTTGCCGGACTTGGTGTTGCAGGGCTTCAAATTCCGACAGCTACTCTTCCTTCTGTAGACACAATTGGTGTTCCAAGCGAATGTTTACTGTTGAAAAATATGTTTGATCCCACAGCTGAG TCGGAACCAAACTTTGACTTGGACATTAAAGATGATGTTCAGGATGAGTGTTCGAAATACGGTACTTTGAAGCATATATATGTGGACAA GAATACTGCTGGACATGTGTACTTGCGATTTGAAAATACACAAGCTGCTATTAGTGCTCGGCATGTTCTCCATGGAAGGTGGTTTGCTGGAAAGATGATCGAGGCAACGTTCATG TTGCCCCAGACCTACGAGGCTAAATTCCCGGAAAGCAGATAG
- the LOC126623329 gene encoding probable 26S proteasome non-ATPase regulatory subunit 3: protein MTQDVEMKEVLAPSNSVSSTSPSILHNLKEIASLLETAAYTREVRRIVRAVRLTMVLRRKLKVSVISAFLSFALTPGSEVHSRLSSFLPKDDEQDMDVDTATSATQVPAKHALPELEMYSYLLVLIFLIDQKKYNEAKACASASIARIKNLNRRTIDVLASRLYFYYSLSYELTGDLAEIRGNLLNLHRIATLRHDELGQETLLNLLLRNYLHYNLYDQAEKLRSKAPRFEAHSNQQFCRYLFYLGKIRTIQLEYTDAKESLLQAARKAPIAALGFRIQCNKWAIIVRLLLGEIPERTVFMQKGMEKALRPYFELTNAVRIGDLELFKNIAEKFSNVFNADRTHNLIVRLRHNVIRTGLRNISISYSRISLVDVAKKLRLDSPNPVADAESIVAKAIRDDAIDATLDHENGWMVSKETGDIYSTNEPQAAFDTRIAFCLNLHNDAVRALRFPPNSHKEKESAEKRRERQQQEQELAKHIAEEDDDEF, encoded by the exons ATGACTCAAGACGTGGAGATGAAGGAGGTCCTGGCGCCTTCCAACTCAGTTTCTTCGACTTCTCCGTCAATTTTACACA ATTTGAAGGAGATTGCTTCACTCCTTGAGACTGCTGCTTATACCCGGGAGGTTAGGCGGATTGTGCGTGCCGTTAGGCTAACGATGGTGTTGAGGCGGAAGCTGAAGGTTTCTGTGATTTCAGCATTCCTCAGTTTTGCCCTTACACCGGGATCTGAGGTTCATAGCCGTTTATCGTCCTTTCTTCCCAAG GACGATGAACAGGATATGGACGTTGATACCGCAACATCTGCTACTCAAGTTCCCGCAAAACATGCCTTGCCAGAGCTAGAGATGTACTCCTACTTGCTTGTGCTCATTTTTCTGATTGATCAGAAGAAGTACAATGAG GCTAAAGCTTGTGCCTCGGCAAGCATTGCTCGTATTAAGAACTTGAATAGGAGAACCATTGATGTTCTGGCATCCAGGCTGTACTTCTATTACTCCCTTAGCTATGAACTCACTGGTGATCTTGCAGAAATTAGAGG AAATCTCTTGAATCTTCACCGGATTGCAACTTTGCGCCATGATGAGCTGGGTCag GAAACACTTCTAAACCTTCTGCTTCGCAATTATCTCCACTATAACCTGTATGATCAGGCAGAGAAACTGAGGTCCAAGGCACCTCGATTTGAGGCTCACTCCAACCAGCAG TTCTGTCGGTATCTCTTTTACCTAGGAAAGATCAGAACAATTCAGTTGGAGTACACTGATGCAAAGGAGTCCCTCCTGCAAGCTGCTAGGAAAGCCCCTATAGCAGCCCTTGGTTTTCGGATTCAGTGCAACAAGTGGGCAATCATTGTACGCTTGTTGCTTGGAGAAATCCCTGAGAGAACCGTTTTTATGCAAAAAGGCATGGAGAAGGCTTTGAGGCCATACTTCGAACTAACAAAT GCTGTGAGAATTGGTGACTTGGAGCTTTTCAAAAATATTGCAGAAAAGTTCTCGAATGTATTCAATGCAGACCGAACCCACAATTTGATTGTTAGGCTGCGACATAATGTCATAAGAACTGGGTTGCGTAACATTAGCATCTCTTATTCCCGTATTTCTCTGGTTGATGTTGCTAAAAAGTTGCGATTGGACTCTCCAAACCCGGTTGCTGATGCTGAAAGCATTGTGGCGAAGGCAATCCGAGACGATGCAATTGATGCCACTCTGGATCATGAAAATGGATGGATGGTGTCAAAGGAAACTGGGGATATCTACTCTACTAACGAGCCCCAAGCTGCATTCGACACAAGAATTGCATTTTGCCTCAATTTGCACAACGATGCAGTGCGAGCACTTAGGTTCCCACCAAATTCccacaaggagaaagaaagtgcTGAGAAGAGGAGGGAGAGGCAACAACAGGAGCAAGAGCTTGCAAAGCACATAGCCgaggaagatgatgatgagTTTTGA